In one Roseburia intestinalis L1-82 genomic region, the following are encoded:
- a CDS encoding Mur ligase family protein, producing MEIKMDIISELNGKRILIWGYGREGKATEHFLQRCVKPASVDIFEGKKEEIDEDDYDFIIKSPGIVMNEENPKYTSETELFLQQFRDQVIGITGTKGKSTTSAMLYTVLKACSGRPVLLLGNIGQPCLDYFEEVTEDTIIVYEMSCHQLAHTNVSPHIAIFLNLYEEHLDYYGTVEKYFEAKSHIAAYQKSGDYFFVGENVPQIDTKAQRTVLHQPKGVHYELKLAGEHNQYDAQFVERVAELLGCEKEAVLKSMADFEGLPHRLQYVGTYRGVRYYDDSISTIPEAAINAAMSIPDAKTVLIGGMDRGINYDLLVAFIREHKEFQFICAYASGKRIFGEVGDCENCVYAEDLEQAVEAAVQMTEPGGACILSPAAASYGYFKNFEERGETFQKYVHAFAQ from the coding sequence ATGGAGATTAAGATGGACATCATCAGTGAGTTGAATGGAAAACGGATTTTGATCTGGGGTTACGGCAGAGAAGGAAAGGCGACAGAGCACTTTCTTCAGAGATGCGTAAAACCGGCGTCCGTGGATATATTTGAGGGGAAGAAAGAAGAGATCGACGAGGATGATTACGATTTTATCATAAAAAGTCCTGGCATTGTGATGAATGAGGAAAATCCAAAATATACCTCAGAGACAGAATTATTTTTACAGCAGTTTCGTGACCAGGTAATAGGAATCACCGGAACCAAAGGGAAAAGTACGACGTCTGCAATGCTCTATACTGTTTTGAAGGCATGCAGCGGCAGACCTGTGTTACTGCTCGGAAATATTGGACAGCCTTGTCTTGATTATTTCGAGGAAGTGACTGAAGATACGATCATTGTTTATGAGATGTCCTGCCATCAGCTTGCACATACGAATGTGTCACCGCACATTGCAATCTTTTTAAACCTCTATGAGGAGCATCTTGATTATTATGGAACGGTAGAAAAATATTTTGAGGCAAAGAGCCATATTGCGGCGTATCAGAAGAGCGGAGATTATTTCTTTGTGGGAGAAAATGTACCGCAGATCGATACAAAGGCGCAAAGGACAGTGCTTCATCAGCCCAAAGGTGTGCATTATGAATTGAAACTTGCCGGAGAGCATAATCAGTATGATGCACAGTTTGTGGAGCGTGTGGCAGAACTGCTTGGATGCGAAAAAGAGGCTGTGTTAAAGAGCATGGCAGACTTTGAAGGTCTGCCGCACCGCCTGCAGTATGTCGGAACTTATCGGGGCGTCAGATATTATGACGATTCGATTTCAACGATCCCGGAGGCTGCCATCAATGCGGCGATGAGTATTCCGGATGCAAAGACGGTCCTGATCGGGGGTATGGACCGTGGAATTAATTATGATCTTCTGGTCGCATTTATCAGGGAGCATAAAGAATTTCAGTTTATCTGTGCATACGCATCCGGAAAACGTATTTTCGGGGAAGTCGGCGACTGTGAGAACTGTGTCTATGCGGAAGATTTAGAGCAGGCAGTTGAAGCAGCAGTACAGATGACCGAACCGGGAGGCGCATGTATCCTTTCACCGGCAGCAGCATCTTACGGTTATTTTAAAAACTTTGAGGAGCGTGGAGAAACATTTCAGAAGTATGTCCATGCTTTTGCACAGTAA
- a CDS encoding aminotransferase class I/II-fold pyridoxal phosphate-dependent enzyme — MQSYQEMTKEELLAEKKSLEAEYKKFQQRGLKLDMSRGKPSQEQLDLSMGMMDVLASYVDLTCEDGTDCRNYGVLDGIHEAKVLIGDMIECNPDNIIIYGNSSLNIMYDTIARSMTHGVMGSTPWCKLDKVKFLCPVPGYDRHFAITEYFGIEMINVPMLPTGPDMDMVEDLVSKDEAIKGIWCVPKYSNPQGITYSDETVRRFARLKPAAKDFRIYWDNAYCVHHLYDIDQDHLIEILAECKRAGNPDMVYKFCSTSKITFPGSGVAAIATSANNLEDIKKQLKVQTIGHDKVNQLRHVRFFKNIHGITEHMRKHAASLRPKFEMITDMFDKELGDLGVGTWYKPKGGYFITYETLEGCAKNVVAKAKKAGVVMTPAGAPFPYGKDPKDSVIRIAPSYPSLEDLTTAAEIFVVCVKLASIEKILEEK, encoded by the coding sequence ATGCAATCTTACCAGGAAATGACAAAGGAAGAACTGTTAGCCGAAAAGAAATCACTCGAGGCAGAGTACAAGAAATTCCAGCAGCGTGGATTAAAACTTGACATGTCCAGAGGAAAGCCATCCCAGGAACAGCTTGATCTGTCAATGGGAATGATGGACGTCTTAGCATCCTATGTGGATCTGACCTGTGAAGACGGAACAGACTGCCGCAACTACGGTGTGCTTGACGGTATCCATGAGGCGAAAGTGCTCATCGGCGATATGATCGAGTGCAACCCGGATAATATCATTATCTATGGCAACTCCAGTTTAAATATCATGTACGATACGATTGCACGTTCCATGACACACGGTGTTATGGGAAGTACTCCATGGTGCAAATTAGATAAAGTAAAATTTTTATGCCCGGTTCCGGGATATGACAGACATTTTGCCATCACAGAATATTTTGGCATTGAAATGATTAATGTACCAATGCTGCCAACCGGTCCGGATATGGATATGGTAGAAGATTTAGTCAGCAAAGATGAGGCAATCAAAGGTATCTGGTGTGTTCCGAAATATTCCAACCCACAGGGTATCACCTATTCAGATGAGACTGTGCGCCGTTTTGCAAGATTGAAACCGGCTGCAAAAGATTTCCGTATCTACTGGGATAACGCTTACTGTGTACATCATTTATATGATATCGATCAGGATCATCTGATTGAGATCCTTGCAGAGTGTAAGCGTGCAGGAAACCCGGATATGGTATACAAATTCTGTTCCACCAGTAAGATCACATTCCCTGGTTCCGGTGTTGCTGCGATCGCAACTTCCGCAAACAACTTGGAGGATATCAAAAAACAGTTAAAGGTTCAGACCATTGGTCATGATAAGGTAAACCAGCTCCGCCATGTACGTTTCTTTAAGAACATTCACGGCATCACAGAGCATATGCGCAAACATGCTGCATCCTTACGTCCGAAGTTCGAGATGATCACAGACATGTTTGACAAAGAACTTGGCGATTTGGGCGTAGGAACCTGGTACAAACCAAAGGGAGGATACTTCATCACTTATGAGACTTTAGAGGGCTGTGCAAAGAATGTTGTTGCAAAAGCAAAAAAAGCAGGTGTTGTGATGACTCCGGCAGGTGCACCGTTCCCGTATGGAAAGGATCCGAAAGATTCCGTAATCCGTATCGCACCGTCTTATCCAAGCTTAGAGGATCTGACAACAGCAGCAGAAATCTTTGTTGTTTGTGTGAAATTAGCAAGTATTGAGAAGATCTTAGAAGAAAAATAA
- a CDS encoding replication-associated recombination protein A: protein MDLFEYMREQKKETESPLASRLRPTTLDEMVGQQHIIGKDKLLYRAIKADKLSSIILYGPPGTGKTTLAKVIANSTSAEFLQMNATSAGKKDMEDVIAKAKNNMGMFGKKTILFIDEIHRFNKGQQDYLLPFVEDGTIILIGATTENPYFEVNGALLSRSIIFELKSLEKEDIKTLILRAVNDTQKGMGAYHAVIDEDALDFLADISNGDARAALTAVELGILTTERSGDGLIHITLSVASECIQKRVVKYDKSGDNHYDTVSAFIKSMRGSDPDAAVYYLARMLYAGEDIKFIARRIMICASEDVSNADPMALVVATSAAQAVERIGMPEAQIILAQAVTYVASAPKSNSAVTAISEAMETVKNTMTAPVPPHLQDAHYKSSSKLGHGVGYKYAHDYPNHYVEQQYLPDGLTGRKFYRPSENGYEKQIREYFHKIKGEYSHE from the coding sequence ATGGATTTATTCGAATATATGAGAGAACAGAAAAAAGAGACGGAGTCACCGCTTGCATCGCGTCTGCGGCCGACGACTTTAGATGAGATGGTCGGACAGCAGCATATCATCGGGAAGGACAAGTTACTGTACCGTGCGATCAAGGCGGATAAGCTCAGCTCCATCATCCTCTATGGACCTCCGGGAACCGGAAAGACAACGCTTGCGAAGGTTATTGCCAATTCCACAAGCGCAGAATTTTTACAGATGAATGCAACTTCTGCCGGGAAGAAAGACATGGAAGATGTCATTGCTAAGGCGAAGAATAACATGGGGATGTTTGGAAAAAAGACGATCCTGTTTATCGACGAGATCCATCGTTTTAATAAGGGACAGCAGGATTATCTTCTGCCGTTCGTGGAAGATGGAACCATCATCTTAATCGGTGCGACGACTGAGAATCCTTATTTTGAAGTCAATGGGGCTCTTCTTTCCCGTTCGATCATTTTTGAACTGAAAAGCTTAGAAAAAGAGGATATCAAAACTCTTATTTTGCGGGCGGTAAATGATACGCAAAAAGGTATGGGTGCATACCATGCCGTGATTGATGAGGATGCCTTAGATTTCCTTGCAGATATCTCAAATGGTGATGCGCGTGCCGCATTGACTGCGGTGGAGCTTGGAATCCTTACAACTGAGCGCAGCGGGGACGGTCTGATACATATCACGCTTTCCGTTGCTTCCGAATGTATCCAGAAGCGTGTGGTAAAGTACGATAAGTCCGGCGATAACCATTACGATACCGTATCTGCGTTTATCAAAAGTATGCGCGGATCCGATCCGGATGCGGCAGTCTATTATTTAGCGCGGATGCTGTATGCGGGGGAGGATATCAAGTTTATTGCAAGAAGGATCATGATCTGTGCCTCAGAGGATGTGAGCAATGCAGATCCGATGGCACTCGTGGTTGCAACGTCAGCGGCACAGGCGGTAGAACGTATTGGAATGCCGGAAGCGCAGATCATCTTAGCGCAGGCGGTTACCTATGTGGCGAGTGCGCCAAAGAGCAACTCCGCCGTTACGGCGATCAGCGAGGCGATGGAGACAGTCAAAAATACGATGACAGCTCCGGTTCCGCCACATTTACAGGACGCCCACTACAAATCATCATCGAAGCTCGGTCACGGCGTAGGCTATAAATATGCGCATGACTATCCGAATCATTATGTAGAGCAGCAGTATCTGCCGGACGGACTGACCGGCCGGAAGTTTTACAGACCGTCAGAAAACGGTTATGAAAAGCAGATCAGAGAATATTTCCACAAGATCAAAGGGGAATATTCCCATGAATGA
- the ispE gene encoding 4-(cytidine 5'-diphospho)-2-C-methyl-D-erythritol kinase encodes MKEISVKALAKINLGLDVVRRREDGYHEVKMVMQTIHLFDRLEMKKTAGGITMMTNLSFLPTNENNLVYKAAKLLMDEFQIRDGIDVKLHKYIPVAAGMAGGSTDAAAVLYGMNRMFELGLSKEELMQRGVKIGADVPYCIMRGTALAEGIGEQLTALPPMVKCPILIAKPQISVSTKFVYENLKLDENTVHPDIDRLVEDIRRKDLAAITSDMGNVLETVTIPNYPVIAEIKEHMMEHGAAGAMMSGSGPTVFGLFDDKEKAVAAYEAMQASGLAKQVYLTSIYNNMR; translated from the coding sequence ATGAAGGAAATATCAGTAAAAGCACTTGCAAAAATAAATCTTGGGCTTGATGTTGTGCGCAGACGTGAGGATGGGTACCATGAAGTGAAAATGGTCATGCAGACCATCCACCTGTTTGACCGTCTTGAAATGAAAAAGACAGCAGGCGGGATTACAATGATGACAAATCTGTCCTTTCTGCCGACAAATGAGAATAATCTTGTCTACAAGGCAGCAAAACTTCTGATGGATGAATTTCAGATCAGGGACGGTATCGATGTGAAGCTGCACAAGTATATTCCGGTCGCAGCGGGAATGGCCGGTGGAAGTACAGATGCTGCAGCGGTACTTTATGGTATGAACCGTATGTTTGAACTTGGACTGTCCAAAGAAGAACTGATGCAGCGTGGGGTTAAGATCGGTGCAGATGTTCCTTACTGCATTATGCGTGGAACCGCACTTGCAGAAGGAATTGGTGAGCAGCTTACCGCACTTCCACCGATGGTAAAATGTCCGATACTGATCGCAAAACCACAGATTTCTGTATCGACAAAGTTTGTATATGAGAATCTGAAGCTGGATGAAAATACAGTTCATCCGGATATTGACCGTCTGGTGGAAGACATCAGACGAAAAGACCTTGCAGCCATTACCTCAGATATGGGAAATGTTTTAGAAACTGTGACGATTCCGAATTATCCGGTAATCGCAGAGATCAAAGAACATATGATGGAACATGGAGCTGCGGGAGCTATGATGAGCGGGAGTGGTCCGACGGTATTCGGACTGTTTGATGATAAGGAGAAAGCGGTTGCGGCATATGAGGCGATGCAGGCATCCGGACTGGCAAAGCAGGTTTACCTGACCAGTATTTACAACAACATGAGATAA
- a CDS encoding S1C family serine protease, which translates to MDGNNYNNNNQNGSSDSFYSYNNGSQSNQQTEHANEGNVNQYNNSYQNTNSYSQNAGYQQGSAYQNGTYQNTGYQQNGAYQNGGYQNTNGAFYQNAQTTGKKQKKKRERKPGGFGTKLAKCAAIALVFGLVSGTAFEGVHLVSSKAFGNDETAVSDSGSQNALTKADNKVEATSTSSNYVATDVSDIVSSVMPSIVAITNVSETEYQSFWGGMPQTYESTSCGSGIIVSQDDNYLYVATNNHVVNGANSLTVTFNDESTVSAEVKGTDPSTDLAVIRVALSSIESDTMNNIKVATLGDSDSLKAGNSCIAIGNALGYGQSVTVGYISALNRQVSVSDSESDTSYTADLIQTDAAINPGNSGGALLSANGEVIGINSVKYSDTSVEGIGYAIPINTAAPIINDLITKEKVDESDSAYLGIAGVDVTDDVAKTYNMPSGVYVAQVTGGSAAEQAGIQKGDIITEFDGKLIGSMEELSSTMEYYKAGTTVDVKIERSTNGEYQEQTISVTLGKKN; encoded by the coding sequence ATGGATGGTAACAATTATAACAACAACAATCAGAATGGGTCTTCGGATTCCTTCTATTCATACAATAACGGCAGCCAGAGCAATCAGCAGACAGAACATGCAAATGAAGGAAACGTAAACCAGTACAACAATTCTTATCAGAACACAAATTCTTATTCACAAAACGCAGGATATCAGCAGGGCAGTGCATATCAGAATGGCACATACCAGAACACAGGATATCAGCAGAACGGTGCTTACCAGAATGGTGGATATCAGAATACCAACGGTGCATTTTATCAGAACGCACAGACGACTGGTAAAAAACAAAAGAAAAAGAGAGAAAGAAAACCGGGTGGATTTGGAACGAAACTTGCAAAATGCGCAGCCATCGCGTTAGTCTTTGGACTGGTATCAGGCACTGCATTTGAGGGTGTACATCTTGTATCGTCCAAGGCATTTGGCAATGATGAAACCGCAGTATCAGACAGCGGCAGTCAGAATGCACTGACCAAAGCAGACAACAAGGTGGAGGCAACTTCCACATCGTCGAATTATGTAGCAACGGATGTATCTGACATCGTATCATCCGTAATGCCGTCCATCGTGGCAATCACAAATGTGAGCGAGACCGAATACCAGAGTTTCTGGGGCGGTATGCCACAGACTTATGAGAGCACAAGCTGTGGATCCGGTATCATCGTAAGTCAGGATGATAATTATCTTTATGTTGCAACGAATAATCACGTAGTAAACGGTGCAAACAGTCTGACAGTTACATTTAATGATGAGTCAACAGTCAGCGCAGAGGTAAAAGGAACAGATCCTTCTACAGATCTTGCAGTCATCCGTGTAGCGTTAAGCAGCATTGAAAGTGATACGATGAATAATATTAAAGTAGCCACACTTGGTGATTCTGACAGCTTAAAAGCTGGTAATTCCTGTATCGCAATCGGTAACGCACTTGGTTATGGACAGTCTGTAACCGTTGGTTATATCAGTGCATTGAACCGTCAGGTATCTGTCAGTGATTCAGAGAGTGACACAAGCTATACTGCAGATCTGATCCAGACAGATGCAGCAATCAACCCTGGTAACAGTGGTGGTGCATTACTCAGTGCAAACGGTGAGGTTATCGGTATCAACTCCGTAAAATATTCCGATACTTCCGTAGAGGGTATTGGATATGCAATCCCGATCAATACGGCAGCACCGATTATCAATGATCTGATCACGAAAGAAAAAGTAGATGAGTCTGACAGCGCATACCTTGGTATTGCAGGTGTCGATGTAACAGATGATGTTGCAAAAACTTATAACATGCCATCCGGTGTCTATGTTGCACAGGTAACCGGAGGTTCGGCAGCAGAGCAGGCAGGTATCCAGAAAGGTGATATCATCACAGAGTTTGACGGAAAACTGATTGGTTCCATGGAAGAACTTTCATCTACAATGGAGTATTATAAAGCAGGTACAACGGTTGATGTGAAGATTGAGCGTTCTACGAATGGTGAGTATCAGGAGCAGACGATTTCTGTAACACTTGGCAAGAAAAATTAA